The following coding sequences lie in one Terriglobia bacterium genomic window:
- a CDS encoding phage tail sheath subtilisin-like domain-containing protein, producing MPITPTYPGIYIQELPSSAHTITAAATSVTAFVGYTHPFKTNPANWLKAVRIFSFTDYEREFGGLYASGALESHVANAVNQFFLNGGSDAYVIALQPHFYDMSVTPPTDQGAVKAASLPLGGGTGMTFTALEPTDLIPMTLTISNLQKTAAANDTADIVITYGSRAETFRKVTLIPAGPNYIDKAINGISQLVKVAPTTPPNYPTTFTAVNQANFGYSAGYPGATWATFNAADFAPVFQQDSSLDKADIFNLLVLPGVADQSVWSEALAFCERKQAFLIMDPPKQDSADGMNGLPLIHDDMDALVPKSANGALYFPYLRTTDQVTGGAAELPPSGYVAGVYARTDVNRGVWKAPAGLETTLLNTSGVVERGRMTDPRQGTLNPKGVNCLRDFAGIGTVVFGARTLVTENPAFQQWRYVPVRRMALFLEQTLYRNLGWVVFEPNAEPLWVAIRTTIENFMLSLFQQGAFQGVTPSQAFQVKCDSSTTTQQDIDNGIVNIVVGFAPLKPAEFVIIKIAQLAGQTQA from the coding sequence ATGCCGATTACTCCGACTTATCCGGGGATCTACATCCAGGAACTGCCGAGCAGCGCACATACGATCACCGCGGCAGCGACTTCCGTCACCGCATTCGTGGGCTACACCCATCCGTTCAAGACCAATCCCGCGAATTGGCTGAAGGCGGTGCGCATCTTCAGCTTCACCGACTACGAACGCGAGTTCGGGGGACTGTACGCAAGCGGCGCCCTTGAGTCGCACGTCGCGAATGCCGTGAACCAGTTCTTTCTTAACGGCGGATCGGATGCGTACGTGATCGCCTTGCAACCCCATTTTTACGACATGTCGGTTACCCCGCCCACGGACCAGGGCGCGGTCAAGGCGGCAAGCTTGCCGCTCGGCGGTGGAACTGGAATGACGTTCACCGCATTGGAGCCGACCGACCTGATCCCGATGACGCTGACCATCAGCAATTTGCAGAAGACCGCAGCCGCGAACGACACGGCGGATATCGTCATCACGTACGGATCGCGGGCGGAGACCTTCCGGAAGGTGACGCTGATCCCTGCGGGGCCGAATTACATCGACAAAGCGATCAATGGAATTTCGCAGTTGGTGAAAGTTGCGCCGACAACGCCGCCGAACTATCCGACGACGTTTACCGCTGTCAACCAGGCGAATTTCGGGTACAGCGCAGGGTATCCCGGCGCGACGTGGGCCACGTTCAATGCCGCCGATTTTGCGCCGGTATTCCAGCAGGACAGTTCGTTGGACAAGGCGGATATTTTCAATCTGCTGGTGCTGCCGGGCGTGGCCGATCAAAGCGTGTGGAGCGAGGCCCTGGCGTTCTGCGAGCGCAAGCAGGCGTTTCTCATCATGGACCCGCCGAAACAGGACTCTGCCGATGGGATGAACGGCTTGCCGCTGATTCACGACGACATGGATGCGCTGGTGCCGAAGAGCGCGAACGGAGCGCTGTACTTTCCCTACTTGCGCACCACGGATCAGGTGACCGGTGGCGCAGCGGAATTGCCTCCGAGCGGTTACGTCGCGGGGGTCTACGCGCGCACGGACGTAAACCGCGGCGTCTGGAAAGCTCCGGCCGGACTTGAGACGACCCTCCTGAACACGAGCGGCGTGGTCGAGCGCGGCCGGATGACCGATCCGCGTCAGGGAACGCTGAATCCCAAAGGCGTGAACTGCCTGCGCGATTTTGCGGGCATCGGCACGGTGGTGTTCGGGGCGCGAACCCTGGTCACGGAAAATCCGGCATTTCAGCAGTGGCGGTACGTGCCGGTACGGAGAATGGCGCTGTTCTTGGAACAGACGCTGTATCGCAACCTGGGATGGGTCGTCTTCGAGCCGAATGCCGAGCCGCTGTGGGTGGCGATCCGCACCACGATTGAGAACTTCATGTTGTCGCTGTTCCAGCAGGGCGCTTTCCAGGGAGTCACCCCGAGCCAGGCGTTCCAGGTGAAATGCGACAGTTCGACCACGACCCAGCAAGATATCGACAACGGAATCGTGAACATCGTCGTCGGATTCGCGCCGCTGAAGCCGGCCGAGTTCGTCATCATCAAAATCGCGCAACTGGCCGGGCAGACGCAGGCATAG
- a CDS encoding DUF362 domain-containing protein codes for MTHVRREEKQLALFLRISAFVYLAVGFAFLIVPGRLLWAFNWVSMRMLPALPLTPIGMERFWTALAFSMMMTITGICFVAQRNIRKRKHLVILLLLSKCASSLSAVFLFLLSTRYLSYLGIFAVDGTIFWMTLLFYIRANKAFFEEQTFFLHRAPAVVRTTPPTTVVVRSGDDKMALLGQVLDESGFFDVLERHFVASGKSRDDFRVVIKPNFMYMHSKRDHSTYTDPGLVESLVDRIVARGFINVALVEAQSTYGNYYNNREVVKVAEYIGYSTKKNYHIVDLTEEMVPFDYGGRLGKHFVGPTWRDADFRISFAKNKTHVFCHYTLTLKNIYGTLPLQNKLKEYHTKREYDWPTIETMKHFPVHFGLIDAIWSADGQFGVIVDPHPNHTKTMIAGESLIAVDWVGAKKMGLDPDAPGVGRFLPLAIEAFGRPERIDWVGDRLPYDPWINVNEVYIKSLDLIEEAGAFSDWCFACLTAMDPYFTFKLQALPVLAMRRVLAPLKRLFFRHDAL; via the coding sequence ATGACTCACGTGCGCAGAGAGGAGAAGCAGCTCGCTCTCTTTCTAAGGATCAGCGCCTTTGTCTATCTCGCTGTGGGTTTTGCCTTCCTCATAGTGCCGGGGCGCCTCCTTTGGGCATTCAACTGGGTTTCAATGCGAATGCTTCCTGCGTTGCCGTTGACGCCGATCGGCATGGAGCGCTTCTGGACTGCCCTAGCTTTTTCCATGATGATGACCATCACAGGAATCTGTTTCGTTGCCCAGCGCAACATCAGGAAGAGGAAACATTTGGTGATCCTCCTCCTGCTCTCGAAGTGTGCGTCGTCGTTGTCGGCGGTGTTTCTCTTTCTGCTCTCGACGCGCTACTTAAGCTATCTTGGGATATTTGCGGTCGATGGAACTATCTTCTGGATGACACTTCTGTTTTATATTCGCGCTAACAAAGCGTTCTTCGAAGAGCAGACTTTCTTTCTGCACCGTGCACCGGCGGTGGTCCGTACGACCCCACCGACTACCGTCGTCGTTCGCAGCGGCGACGACAAGATGGCATTGCTGGGCCAAGTCCTAGATGAGTCCGGTTTTTTCGATGTCCTTGAACGACATTTCGTCGCGTCGGGTAAATCGAGAGACGATTTCCGGGTGGTGATCAAGCCGAATTTCATGTACATGCACTCGAAACGGGACCACTCAACATATACGGATCCTGGGTTGGTGGAGTCTCTCGTCGACCGCATTGTAGCCCGTGGATTTATAAATGTTGCCCTTGTTGAAGCTCAAAGCACGTACGGCAACTACTACAACAACCGTGAAGTCGTGAAAGTCGCAGAGTACATCGGCTACTCGACAAAGAAGAACTACCACATTGTCGATCTGACCGAGGAAATGGTGCCATTCGATTATGGAGGGCGCCTCGGGAAGCATTTCGTGGGCCCCACGTGGCGCGATGCAGATTTCCGAATCTCATTTGCCAAGAACAAAACACATGTGTTCTGTCATTACACCCTCACGCTCAAGAACATCTACGGCACACTCCCGCTACAGAACAAACTGAAGGAGTACCATACAAAGCGTGAGTATGATTGGCCGACAATCGAGACCATGAAACACTTCCCGGTGCACTTTGGGCTGATCGACGCGATATGGAGCGCGGATGGGCAGTTCGGGGTTATTGTGGACCCTCATCCCAACCATACCAAAACCATGATCGCTGGAGAAAGCCTAATTGCAGTGGACTGGGTCGGCGCCAAGAAGATGGGCCTCGATCCGGATGCGCCGGGGGTTGGACGTTTTCTCCCTCTCGCCATTGAGGCGTTTGGACGCCCAGAGAGGATCGACTGGGTAGGTGATAGGTTGCCGTACGATCCTTGGATCAATGTGAACGAAGTCTATATCAAATCTTTGGACCTGATTGAGGAAGCGGGTGCGTTCAGTGACTGGTGTTTCGCCTGCCTGACGGCCATGGATCCGTACTTCACATTCAAACTCCAAGCTCTTCCGGTGCTTGCTATGCGGAGGGTACTCGCGCCGCTCAAACGCCTGTTCTTCCGACACGACGCGCTTTAG
- a CDS encoding phage tail protein, whose amino-acid sequence MGKPFSVNVNRFDPYKTFRFLVYFGTSTQPVAGVSKVTGLKRSSDAIEYKEGGNGLIRKGLGRTKYDPITLERGLTHDSDFEDWANAAQVLDKGSPTQSLKSLRREVRVELLNEAGQPVHRWLVHRCWVSEYQPVSDLDAGGNANAIEHIKLENEGWEHDKSLAEPTET is encoded by the coding sequence ATGGGCAAACCGTTCAGCGTGAACGTCAACCGATTCGATCCGTACAAGACATTCCGATTCCTGGTGTACTTCGGGACATCGACGCAGCCGGTGGCCGGGGTGAGCAAGGTCACGGGCTTGAAGCGCTCGTCCGATGCGATCGAATACAAGGAAGGGGGCAACGGGCTGATCCGCAAAGGACTGGGGCGCACCAAATACGATCCCATCACTTTGGAGCGCGGCCTCACGCACGACAGCGACTTCGAAGACTGGGCCAACGCCGCCCAGGTGCTGGACAAGGGCAGCCCGACACAATCGCTCAAAAGCCTGCGACGCGAAGTGCGGGTCGAGCTGCTGAACGAGGCGGGACAGCCGGTGCATCGCTGGCTCGTGCATCGGTGCTGGGTATCGGAGTACCAGCCGGTTTCCGATCTCGATGCCGGCGGAAATGCCAACGCGATTGAGCACATCAAGCTGGAAAACGAAGGCTGGGAGCATGACAAGAGCCTGGCGGAGCCCACGGAGACTTAG
- a CDS encoding NCS2 family permease, translating to MNRSFTASADSRARRASVRLFARFAFAQHGTNLRREVVAGLTTFLTMSYIVVVNPAVLRAAGIPPGASMVATIVTAIFGTVIMALYANRPFAVAPYMGENAFIAYTVVQALGYRWQAALAAVFVGGALFLLLTLFRLRQWLVSALPESLRYSFAVGIGLFLAFVGFNESGIVTLGTPGSPVKPGNLISAPVLLAIAGFLLMAMLLIRRFPGAILVGIVGTTILGFATGVTPRPHAWISAPPSLAPVFLKLDFSSVFSWSFFPVVLTIFVMAFVDTMGTLIGVSARAGFLDEKGELPQIERPMLTDALATMFAPLVGTTTAGAYIESATGIEAGGRTGFAALVTAACFALTLFFSPFVAAIPPQAYGPSLIVVGLLMLAPITRMRFDDFTEVIPGFAVVALMSFTYNVGIGITAGLVLYPLCKVVAGRGREVRGGLWVLATLSLLFFIFYPYR from the coding sequence ATGAACCGATCCTTCACAGCTTCAGCGGACTCCCGGGCCAGGCGCGCCAGCGTGCGCCTGTTCGCTCGTTTCGCTTTCGCCCAGCATGGCACCAATCTCCGGCGGGAAGTGGTCGCCGGCCTGACCACGTTCCTGACCATGTCCTACATCGTCGTGGTCAATCCTGCCGTGCTGCGCGCGGCCGGCATTCCCCCTGGAGCGTCCATGGTGGCGACGATCGTGACTGCGATTTTCGGCACCGTGATCATGGCCCTCTACGCCAACCGGCCCTTCGCCGTTGCTCCCTACATGGGGGAAAACGCTTTCATCGCCTACACCGTGGTGCAGGCGCTCGGCTACCGCTGGCAGGCGGCGCTGGCGGCCGTGTTTGTTGGCGGCGCGCTCTTCTTGTTGTTGACGCTGTTCCGCCTGCGGCAGTGGCTGGTGAGTGCCTTGCCCGAGAGCCTGCGCTACAGCTTCGCGGTGGGAATCGGGCTGTTTCTCGCTTTTGTGGGATTCAACGAGAGCGGTATCGTGACGCTCGGCACGCCCGGATCTCCGGTCAAGCCTGGAAACCTGATTTCGGCGCCGGTGCTGCTTGCAATTGCCGGATTCCTGCTGATGGCCATGTTGCTCATCCGCCGCTTCCCGGGCGCCATCCTGGTCGGAATCGTCGGCACCACCATTCTCGGGTTCGCGACGGGCGTAACGCCGCGCCCGCATGCCTGGATCAGCGCTCCGCCCAGCCTGGCGCCGGTCTTCCTCAAACTCGATTTCTCCAGCGTCTTCAGTTGGAGCTTTTTCCCGGTGGTGCTGACCATCTTTGTAATGGCCTTCGTCGACACCATGGGTACGCTGATCGGGGTTTCGGCGCGAGCCGGCTTTCTCGACGAAAAAGGCGAATTGCCGCAGATCGAACGCCCCATGCTGACCGACGCGCTGGCCACGATGTTCGCGCCCTTGGTCGGGACGACTACCGCCGGCGCGTACATCGAGTCGGCGACCGGAATCGAAGCCGGCGGGCGCACCGGCTTTGCCGCCCTGGTGACAGCCGCCTGTTTTGCGCTAACTCTGTTTTTCTCGCCCTTTGTCGCTGCCATTCCGCCGCAGGCTTACGGCCCGTCGCTGATCGTGGTCGGCCTGCTGATGCTCGCCCCGATCACGCGCATGCGCTTCGACGACTTCACCGAGGTGATTCCCGGCTTCGCCGTGGTGGCGCTGATGAGCTTCACCTACAACGTCGGCATCGGGATCACCGCCGGCCTGGTGCTGTATCCGCTGTGCAAGGTAGTCGCGGGGCGCGGGCGCGAAGTTCGCGGCGGATTATGGGTGCTGGCCACACTCTCGCTCCTGTTCTTCATTTTCTACCCATATCGGTAA
- a CDS encoding DUF4255 domain-containing protein, which yields MPPALLGLLDLSVVTDLLVQKLKDCRDQSPIWNPNNLPHNPGPSYTINITGVAPDELRSTGDCELTLYLFHVSQDKFQRNMPPFTPPPPGNHTPVAFQPLTLNLYYLVTAYAKGDYVHEQQAMSIALRCFHEDPILTTTVVLGGQGVKQEWTLTMEIESTEELGRLWQATTVAMRLSTIYRVSVVMLSPETSAFQLAPKPRQIGLAVDATALPFAAAGQVIGTFRTVAYHSPDSTAGNPDIKSFDLSPATVAPGETVFLYGAGLKDRVYLLAPDGTESNITAWLTAPAPPQSETRFTLKLPSAVGALPANSPPAGVYQLRVGNNLPATDPGAVRSNATPFSIAARVDATDPPVLSGAGPFTIQGAGFVTGKTELLLDPVPLAEGPAAAGKFTVNPGGTAITFQPPANLATARYTIRIRVNGVESAPAWWLQV from the coding sequence ATGCCGCCGGCCCTGCTGGGATTGCTGGATCTCTCGGTGGTTACCGACCTGCTGGTTCAGAAGCTGAAGGACTGCCGAGACCAATCGCCGATTTGGAATCCCAACAACCTGCCGCACAATCCCGGCCCCTCGTACACCATCAACATCACGGGCGTCGCTCCAGACGAACTTCGCTCCACCGGCGACTGCGAATTGACGCTCTACCTGTTCCACGTTTCCCAGGACAAATTCCAGCGCAATATGCCGCCGTTTACTCCGCCGCCTCCGGGGAACCATACCCCGGTCGCGTTCCAGCCGCTGACGCTGAACCTCTACTACCTGGTGACGGCTTACGCGAAGGGAGATTACGTGCACGAGCAGCAGGCCATGAGCATTGCTCTCCGCTGCTTCCATGAGGACCCGATCCTGACGACAACCGTCGTGCTCGGCGGCCAGGGGGTGAAGCAGGAATGGACGCTCACGATGGAGATTGAATCGACTGAGGAACTCGGCCGGCTTTGGCAGGCAACCACCGTGGCGATGAGGTTGAGCACTATTTACCGGGTCAGCGTCGTGATGCTTTCGCCGGAAACTTCCGCATTTCAGCTGGCGCCGAAGCCGCGTCAAATCGGCCTCGCGGTGGATGCGACTGCACTCCCGTTCGCGGCGGCGGGGCAGGTGATCGGCACGTTTCGCACCGTCGCGTATCACTCGCCCGACAGCACGGCGGGGAATCCGGATATCAAATCCTTCGATCTTTCTCCGGCGACGGTGGCGCCGGGAGAAACCGTCTTTCTTTACGGCGCAGGACTGAAGGATCGAGTGTACTTGCTTGCGCCGGATGGTACGGAGTCCAACATCACCGCTTGGTTGACGGCGCCGGCGCCGCCGCAAAGCGAAACTCGCTTCACGCTTAAGCTCCCGAGCGCGGTGGGAGCGCTGCCCGCTAATTCGCCGCCTGCGGGCGTGTACCAGTTGCGTGTCGGCAACAATCTGCCGGCGACGGACCCCGGCGCGGTGCGCTCGAACGCGACGCCGTTCAGCATTGCCGCCCGCGTGGACGCGACCGATCCGCCGGTCCTGTCCGGGGCCGGCCCGTTCACGATCCAAGGGGCAGGGTTCGTGACCGGCAAGACCGAGTTGCTGCTCGATCCGGTCCCGCTTGCCGAGGGACCAGCGGCGGCGGGCAAGTTCACTGTCAATCCGGGAGGAACCGCGATCACATTTCAACCGCCCGCGAATCTGGCGACAGCACGATACACCATACGAATTCGCGTGAACGGCGTGGAATCGGCGCCGGCATGGTGGCTTCAGGTTTGA